The genomic DNA AGGGTTTTGCTTTTTGCATATGCAGCCCCTGCCTCGGCAAACGCCGGGGTCATGATGTTTTTGCAATGCATCTCGGACTTCAGCCATGCACGTAACGCCTCATCCGGAGACCGGTACCCCTGACCGACATTCTCTCCGTACGATGTCCACCGGTAGCCCGCTTTTGCAAGTCTTTCTTCCGGATCGCTATTGTCAGAGCCCCTGTGGCTCAGGAAGCCATTCCTTGCCATGTCCAGAGAATGTGCGAGGGATGCCTGTCCAAGCCTGTCATTCCAGGTTACCGGCTTGGCAGGCTTATAGTAGGTAGTGCCGCACATCCTTCCTTTCGCGCGAGCCTGGTTTAGATGCCCGATGATATCCTTCACGTAGGCATCGTCCCCCGTGTCCCACCATGAAGACGAGATCAGGCTGCCACCGCACCCGCAGCAGAGGGCGATAATGCCTATAAGAATAATTTTTCTTACTCTGGTCATTGAAAAAATCTTTTCATTATAAATGACCCCGGCAATCAGGTCAATTTTTTCAGGCATGTGATGAGGTGAACTGACCGGAAGAAGTCCTCGGAATCGGGCGCACTCCCTCTGCCCAGCAGATGGCAGTCCTGCAGAGGGAACTCACTCTTTACGGGTGCAGGGAATGCGAAATAGAACCCGGCTACGGGCCGTTTC from Nitrospirota bacterium includes the following:
- a CDS encoding CAP domain-containing protein, with translation MPEKIDLIAGVIYNEKIFSMTRVRKIILIGIIALCCGCGGSLISSSWWDTGDDAYVKDIIGHLNQARAKGRMCGTTYYKPAKPVTWNDRLGQASLAHSLDMARNGFLSHRGSDNSDPEERLAKAGYRWTSYGENVGQGYRSPDEALRAWLKSEMHCKNIMTPAFAEAGAAYAKSKTLRMYWTLVLGKAKH